The genomic stretch ACACCAAGCAAAAAAGCCAGAGATGTTTAAGAATTAACTCACGTTAAAATATTTTGAACGCAAAGGTCAAGCCATCGCAAACAAAAAGAAGTTACTAGAAAAACAAAACTTTGACATACAAGTTTAGTATTATTATGCTCCCAACCTATCCTTTGCCAACTCAAGGTTATGAAGATTAATTTAAATAGGCAATGAGACTAATAATGAACCTGAGGACACATGTTAAAACTACTCTAGGGGGCAACATAAGCATATACCACCAGCCGGAGTAGGTACTCTGGGAGGTCAGGTTCCGATGGAAACCCCAAACCTAGGATTGCACCATTACCTCTCCAGGGTGGCAAAGAGGCCAGCCTTGCCTCCTACAGCGAGGAGCACTTTGGGAGCACACCGTGGCCGGGTGGACAGCACCGTCTGGTAGGAGAGCCGGTGCTCAGGCATGAAGTGGTACTTGAGGGCCTCGTTGAGGAGGTGCTTGCAGGCGTGATCATCGCGGATCAGATGGTTGGCCTCGTAGAGACGGGTGAGGAACTTGACACTGAGCAGAGGCAACCGGACGCAGTGCAGCAGCTGGGCCAGGTGCTGCTGCCGCTCCGTGACGTCATACTTGATCCAGGACTCCAGGGCGTAGAAGACGGTCTCCTCGGTGACCACCTTCAGGCAGTCGTTGGAGACGATCTCGTCCAACTCGGAGCGCGTCAGCTCGAAAAACTCCTCCGTCTGACACACCTCCTCGAAGTTCTGGCAGATGAATTTGGTGGCGGCCAGGCAGAGGTCGTGGCAGCCGTAGGTCTCGGCGAACCGGGAGATGCCAATGCAGTTGCCAGCGTCTAGCTGGCTTTCCAGAAAGGCACAGCACTCCTTCAGCACCAGCTTCACCTGAAGCAGGTTGGCGGCCGGGAGTAAGGATTCCACCGTGTCCTGGGAGATGTACACCGTGCCCGTGTAGGCGTACTCCACGATGGCCTGCGGGGAGAGGAGGGACATGTGAACGCAACCCTGAGAGAACGACGGGATGCTCAAATTACAAATGGACTGGAAACACCATTCAGACAGCTCATCAGTAATCCTCACCCTCCACCTCTCCCCCCCCAACTGAATCAAACTGGATCTCAGCACAGTGGACATAATTACTTACTTGGATTGTTAGATGGATAATGCACATCACACATGCAAGGTTGTGGTCATATAACTAATTAGATGATGTCATATACCAGGTGAAGCAATTATGTCTGGACGACTTTACATTTCTCTGcataaataaagcattacaatTGTGACATGTATCTCGGCAGATGCATGCCAAACAGATCATGGCTGcaaatacatacagacacacaaagacagagagagagagccacacacacacacacacacacacacacacacacacaggcagagagcaATGGTATACAGTGATCGCCGTTCCACACCTGAAGAGCGGCTTCATCGATGCACTGGAACTCCACCTCAGAGTTCTCCTTCTCTGATAAGTTCCCCGTGAACATGGCCTTGAAATAGGGGCTGATGCTGGCCAGCACCACCTTGTGGGCGTGGATCTTGGCGTCGCCCACACGCAGCACCACGTCACATAGCTCGCGGTCCTGCCGTAGCAGCTGGAGGCCCTGCAGAAGCTGCTCGGAGTGTGGACGCGTCAGGCTGGCGAGCATGTAAGGCTGGGCCTGCTGGTCCATCTGTGCAGGGAACGGGGAAGCAGCTACCTTTATGAGCACTCAAAGTCACAAACACAAAAGCTGTTTTATTAGTGAAGTAAACCAGCAAAGTCAAAGGGCACTACACtgacaaccatccatccatcttctgtacccgtctgtcctattcagggctgcatgggttcggagcctatcccaaaaactacaggtgcaagacagggaataacccaggatggggcgccaaaccACGCTGACAAATTTTATAATACTAAGATGACCACTGACGTTTCCAGAAATGGCAGCCAGCTGCAAACAGCAGCCTGGAAGCTGTGCCCTACTCGCTCGCATATTGGTGCGAGATCGGCTGTTTGTCTGCACTGCCTCGAGGTTACACGCACTCGTCAGCTGCTGCCAACTCATCTACCAACTACAGGCAGTTTAACAACTCAGCGAAAGAGTCCGTGTTCAATTTAAGTTCATTTCAAATTCATTCCTCCAGTGCTGTCAAAACCACCGCTTCCAAATTATTTTCATACTGGGTTATTGATCTGTTCATTGTTGTTTTATAGGCGACTCAGGGAATAGAAATGATGCCTTTTGCATCAGGGATGTCGGTCTGAACAGTGACTCCTCTCCAGAAGTATGTATTCTTCTCATATGATATAGGTTTCCTCTTGCAGTCCAAAGCCAGGCAGTTACACCAACTGGCATCTCTACTTTGCCCATGGGATATCATAAGTGTGAGTGCGTACGCACCCAGCAACAAACTGGCATGTGTTCCATGGTGTCACACAACAGTGTGCCCTCAGATGCCTGGATTGGGTTCCAcgtccccccccaaccccgacCAGAAAAAGTGgtaaggagatggatggattgtttttATTTGACAATTCACTTCACTTCCATGTACGAAAAGTTGTTCTATGTAATcacaataatatttttttaaagcagtcattatagcacacacatacacaaaaccattaatttaaatttgtgtgttaattaaattaataagtAACATCATAAGCTAATGCAACTCAAACATGTTGGGGTCACTTTCAGACTGACCAGATCATAAAAGTAACGTACATGTCTAAGTGGACCAAGCTGTCTTAGTGAATTATCAAAAATACCCATTGTATACTAATAAAATGTTGCTTTTGGACAACAATAAGCCTTTGGAGATGTTGTTCCAGATTTACACCCCATCTTTtggcactttaaaaaaaatgcatctcCTGATATATCTTACTTTAAGAAAAAATAGCAACAACTTTCTCTCCCTGGCAGCTTAAAAACACATTATAACTTCCCTATTCTTTTCATGTATTCCTCAAGCAAACCTATGGAGTTTCCGAATGACTAATCTTACaattataccccccccccccccccccacctccccagccCATTTCTAGATTCTTTATATCCAGCTATTAAACTGGTCTAGTTTATGCCGCGACGTTTATACCTGGGTGTGTCAGTAAACAAGTAGAGTTAAATAACTTTCAACTCAGTCACACAACTGAGAAAATCAAGCTCTGTTGCAATGAAGTTTCCATTTCAGTGGTTTCGCGTTTTAAAAGTAacaatgtaataaattatccacAGGGCTTCAATAAAGTCGACGAGGAAACGCACCAAGAAGCAGACATGCTCCCTGTTGTAAAAATAGGACTGCAAcataacaaaacaaaaggaaaaagtACGCAAaccttgcaggtaatacagacAAAACCCAATACGAGCTCACATTAAGACGGACAAAAATTATCGTTAATTTGATTGATGCATTTCAACAACAACGGCGCTTCCAATGTTTAAATGGCAGGAAGGGAGCTGACAGGACTTCGTTTGCAGGTAAAAACCAGACAATACTGTATTTTTCGCCTTCGGCTGGAAGCTGGTAAATTTGCAATCCTTCGGCACTAACGAAGCCGGTCTAAGGTAGCAGTCAAACTCTCGGCTTCAAGTATAAAAGTGTCAAAAGCTGATTAACATAAATGACAGCGCCTGCATAGTGAATGCTCCTTGAATATCGGCTTTTCTATCCACGGactaaagacccccccccccccaacgccagAATGCTTTTAACGAAGGTACCCAATGCttctatttcaaatattacAAAGCACCCAGCTGTAATCACACAAGAGCAACAAGCAGAGGTGCACCGGCTCTATTACTGCCGTTATATATGGACATAGACGGGCCTCGTTAAGGGAGACGGCCAAGTGGCGGGTGCACCATTTCTATTCAAAGACAAACCTCGACCAATTTCGTTACTAAAAATAAATACGCGCCAGGGAACACAAATAAGTATCAGCCGATGCGAAGTTAATTTACATAATTAAAATTTTCTCTCTGGACTGTTCGGTCAGCCTTTCACTATTCCTAGCCTCCGGATCAGCGCCAGACAGCTGCGACAGGGATGCGGGATAAACATACCTGTGCTTTCCGATCGTGTTGCACCGATGAGATCGTCTGCTCTTCTTCTGTATATTATtagtgttgttgttgttattattattactattcttGTTATTATTGCAGTTCCAGAGCCGATCCCAGCAGCAAGAACCCTGGGCGTCTGTCAAGAAAACAAACACGAAAAAACAGGTCGGACCTGCGTAACTTCCGGGACCGGGGCTCGATTAAAGGTGAAATGTATGTTAGGAAATAAAAGCGAAGCGTGAATCGCAGGGGCATGCTACCTTCGCTAAGCTGGGCGACGCCTTTTCACTGTTTAAAGCGTCCGATCAGAGGCAGTCCTTCCTCTATGCGTCGCGCAgcgtcctcctcctcctttccCTTTCTTCCTGTTCTTTCGCTGCCCTGGTTGTGCCAGGCTTGAGATGCAGCTCGCATGTAGATGAATATCCCAAGAACCACCAACTTTCCAGATCTTTCATTGGTTGTCACTGTGACGTTGCTATTTTTGGGGATACCCCAAAATAAAGATTATATTTAACGAGTCATTTTGGCTGTTTAAAATGCGAAATTGGTGCTGTGAATTTGACAcgtgtttatgtacattttttagAATCAGAATTGAATAAAAATTTACGTTAGATGATGGAacgaaaaaaaattatatgcatTCGGCACAATATGTACATGATTTCCTGTAATACTTACTGCAGATGTTCGCTGAACATGTTCCAACTATACCAAATTACTTAGCTATTTAGCTATCCCACTTCTGGCCTTGTAACACTATCACACATGTATGCTTGATAAGTCTTAAGATCGTATGTTTACAGAACTCTGGGAGCCCATAAAGGCCACATTGCCCACAGACACATATAAACATGATGTTAATGTAGTCGGTTTCAATGATACTAGAACAATTACAGACATACTGTCTCCTCCACCCAGGAGAAGCAAGGTTAATGCATAATGCTGGCTTACGCCTTGTAGTTTTTTCAGTCATGTAAAATAGCAAACTCAATGAAAGCCATGAAAGTGGTGTGTTTGTGAGTAGGACTGTTGTCCCATATTGAATTTCCCTGATAAATATTTGTCCGCTAATGTCTTTTTTGGCACTCACTTACTGGGAACACATATTGGGCACGAAGGACAGTAAATTACAAATGAACCTCAAAAGTATTTTTTGGGCTATGAAAGGAAATGAGAGAATACTGTGACAGAGTTTTACCCTCCAACCACAGAGATGCTGAGCGACAGTAACACCTAGCAGTACACCTTGCAACATTGGAATCAATTTACATAGATATATTTCACATAGTGCCTTTGCAAATAGTATTGCTTTAGGATGATTTCATGTATAATCCATTACACCACTGACTGGTACAGATCTGGGCCGATATTTTCTCTCACTCCAGGTGAGCATGGTTGTCTGCTCTTTAACATTACATGGAACAAAATCAAACACCTAATCAACACACTATTAGATCTATGTGCTTacatctttcctcctttcttctGTAAAGcacctgattttttttaaggaaacGCTTCACGACTAATTTGAGAATTATTAGCCGTAAAAACGTCTGTTACCTACAGTGTGTTTATTGATTTCTCATTAGTAGCTTATATAGTATATTGTATGCTATAGTACAATTAATATTCAATTAATTGAGCAGATCCTCAAAAATAGCAGCATTGTTTGATTGAATCTGGTCATATTAGTATAACACAGGCACGTTGTCTAAGTTCCAATTTCTAATTCACGAAAGCAAACACGAGTCTTAGAACAAAAGGCATCGTCCTTGGCTGGATATCAATATAAAAAGACAGCATGGCGTGGATAAAGCTGAACAAGCAGATGCTACTATGGGAACATGGACGTCAGCAAGAGTTTTTTTTACCCCAACttcaataaattaaatgctaACAAAGCATAGTACAAAACCAATATGaatgatttaattaaaaagTTAATGCTAAAGACTAACCCAAACACACCAGATATATGCCTGACGTTAcagaaaaataatatccgagAGCGGAGCCAGTCAACCAATTAAGCGACATAGGCAGCCGCCTagggcgccatcttctgaggggcgGCGACTCAGCAAACCATTAACCCCCTCCTCTCCCCCGGAATGCTTCACCGCCGTCCGAGATCAAGTGAATTAAAGACTGCCTAGGGCGCCACATGGACTTCCACCGGAATTggccaagaagaaaaaaacatgaTGACCCATTCATATACCAGCAAACAAGGTGGTTTTTTATCCTTACTTTGAGGCCAGACAAGTGGCAGAGTTTTTACTTTGAGATATTTTTCAGCATTTTGCAGGTAAAGTATGTACTGTTACATAGCAGTAGAAATAGAATACCTTTATTGTCGTTACACATTTTTTGCACAAAGAAAATTGTAGAGCAGTCCCTAGAATGTACATAAATCTAGTTATTATAAAcgtaagaaaaataaaaaacacagacaaaagtaaaaactaaatataaacGTATGTAagctgaccagataatccatgtcagtgaGGACACTTCAAGCTActccaggtttt from Brienomyrus brachyistius isolate T26 chromosome 14, BBRACH_0.4, whole genome shotgun sequence encodes the following:
- the LOC125707080 gene encoding kelch-like protein 28; translation: MDQQAQPYMLASLTRPHSEQLLQGLQLLRQDRELCDVVLRVGDAKIHAHKVVLASISPYFKAMFTGNLSEKENSEVEFQCIDEAALQAIVEYAYTGTVYISQDTVESLLPAANLLQVKLVLKECCAFLESQLDAGNCIGISRFAETYGCHDLCLAATKFICQNFEEVCQTEEFFELTRSELDEIVSNDCLKVVTEETVFYALESWIKYDVTERQQHLAQLLHCVRLPLLSVKFLTRLYEANHLIRDDHACKHLLNEALKYHFMPEHRLSYQTVLSTRPRCAPKVLLAVGGKAGLFATLESMEMYFPQTDSWIGLAPLSVPRYEFGVAVLDQKVYVVGGIATHMQQGISYRRHESTAECWDPDSNTWSPVERMAECRSTLGVAVLAGELYALGGYDGQYYLQSVEKYVPKMKEWQPVAPMTKSRSCFAAAVLDGMVYAIGGYGPAHMNSVERYDPSKDSWEMVAPMADKRINFGVGVMLGFIFVVGGHNGVSHLSSIERYDPHQNQWTACRPMNEPRTGVGSAIVDNFLYVVGGHSGSSYLNTVQRYNPIADSWLDSSGMKYCRCNFGLTAL